In Plasmodium gaboni strain SY75 chromosome 7, whole genome shotgun sequence, the following are encoded in one genomic region:
- a CDS encoding hypothetical protein (conserved Plasmodium protein, unknown function): MDNTKCYEYSEHNEKKNFINEKQYETNPNVDIYRYNRTYMSYLNLYFCIINFKETMFISVTDDNNQMNDLQVSYPIKYEDADNTICLVGEPHSYGNDIARLLGMKFKIPFYVSVNVDECDENLTNFIFLNCLEILKGLFKNKEENKL; this comes from the exons atggataATACCAAATGCTATGAATATTCTGAACataatgagaaaaaaaattttataaatgaaaaacaATATGAAACGAATCCTAATGtagatatatatagatataataGAACATATATGAgttatttaaatttatatttctgtattataaattttaaagaaaCAATGTTTATATCAGTGACTGATGATAATAATCAAATGAATGACTTACAAGTCTCATATCCcataaaatat GAGGATGCAGACAACACAATTTGTCTCGTGGGGGAGCCTCATTCGTATGGGAATGATATTGCAAGATTATTAG GTATGAAGTTCAAGATTCCCTTTTACGTAAGTGTAAATGTTGACGAATGTGATGAAAATTTAacaaattttattttcttaaatTGTTTAGAGATATTAAAAGGGctatttaaaaataaggAAGAGAATAAGTTATAG
- a CDS encoding putative metallo-hydrolase/oxidoreductase: protein MIELFLTANKKKRKKKYVILFLYIVLCSVIQICMTYKIRRKNISHNLINYIDKNNLLSYNINRKKKRRKEYFINVTKRNLKKLWREKKKNFSLYHNNNNNNNNNSGEYICIKNENKKMINTIKECVDNLLFINRYLVEEMLEDDNKKKYEDTNRENNNINVDVTTNNLLPKDNYFVDKKKKNIINSYIEEMDKFLETYDFNINKEEILNYEKYILNVILYNTVIINNNNVCQKNYMDKVIFNYINLVLLNKAYRMDDTGGTTHYVENIDNKNNICDKDNKDNICDKDDKDNKDNICDKDNKDNKDNIYNKDNNYNNYNNDNKDVITFNVSNNTYNMQHICKKLVMIKKAVIYLMKKYNIKIDELYIDPTSHDIKIKRNIFEDNIEKKSDWKLIFLGTGSMYPSTSRGTSSFIFQTIKKKCNEAFLFDCGENTFIALQKANIKVSKIKNIFITHLHGDHCLGLISVLTMLRNMNTINIYGPEGLYRFLKNNFICTYSKRIAKFCVYELKDGNITNASNQKSVNNNNSSYNFNNSKNKRNLEYIYKNEQNYYPILKNDFIEINAFPIKHTIPTVGYIIKEINVENKFNANYIDSLIKKNYDELKKCENLDYVPYKIYENIIRKMNYNDVIIFPDQTKLTFYKAYKEIYKERKIVVCQDTYDASNLEEHAKDADVLIHESTNSLVDLTHDLQAGNGLYEDIPTMVMLSKNRNHNVQHLNKKSDIKDTGGDIKDTGGDIKDTGGDIKDTCGDIKDTCGDTKYTHDDTNVNTHDDTNVNTHDDTHVNTHDDTQVNTCDDRNHCDIEKVDENTTYKSHKSNILFTKNTNNDELMKSYNKIISERGHSTANMAGDFARKINARKLILTHFSQRYIGDNKLKNVLVMKKIEKEAMLSFLSGDPKEEINDKNDNINRDDYTNNSNSINNNHQNVDNNDLHNGNEKHGITINKHININKSNNQIFKNKKDKFSYDKEVIAAYDGLIVHIPPQRKQ, encoded by the coding sequence atgATAGAATTATTTCTTACTGCTAATAAAAAGAAGAGGAAAAAGAAgtatgttattttatttctcTATATTGTTTTATGTTCCGTTATACAAATTTGCATGACATATAAGataagaagaaaaaacatatcacacaatttaataaattacaTAGATAAGAACAATTTgttatcatataatataaatagaaaaaagaaaagaagGAAAGAATACTTTATAAATGTTACTAAAAggaatttaaaaaaattatggagggagaaaaaaaagaatttctcattatatcataataataataataataataataataattctggagaatatatatgtataaaaaatgagaataaaaaaatgataaatacAATAAAAGAGTGTGTTGATAACTTGTTATTTATTAACCGTTATTTAGTTGAAGAAATGTTAgaagatgataataaaaaaaaatatgaagaCACAAATAgagaaaataataatataaatgtagATGTAACAACAAATAACCTTTTGCCAAAGgataattattttgttgataaaaaaaaaaaaaatataattaatagTTATATTGAAGAAATGGATAAATTTCTAGAAACATATGattttaatataaacaaagaagaaatattgaattatgaaaagtatatattaaatgttattctttataatacagttataataaataataataatgtttGTCAAAAGAATTATATGGATAAGgttatttttaattatattaatttgGTTCTCTTAAATAAGGCATATAGGATGGACGACACAGGTGGTACTACACATTATGtagaaaatatagataataaaaataatatttgcgataaagataataaagataatatttgcgataaagatgataaagataataaagataatatttgcgataaagataataaagataataaagataatatttataataaagataataattataataattacaatAATGACAATAAAGATGTAATTACATTTAATGTTTCAAATAACACATATAATATGCAACATATCTGTAAAAAATTAGTAATGATTAAAAAGGCTGTGATATATttgatgaaaaaatataatataaaaatagatGAGTTATATATAGACCCAACATCTcatgatataaaaataaaaagaaatatttttgaagataatatagaaaaaaaaagtgattggaaattaatatttttagGTACTGGATCTATGTACCCATCAACTAGTAGAGGCACatcatcatttatttttcaaacaataaaaaaaaaatgtaatgAAGCTTTTTTGTTTGATTGTGGAgaaaatacatttataGCATTACAAAAAGCTAATATTAAAGTtagtaaaataaaaaatatttttattactcATTTGCATGGTGATCATTGTCTAGGGTTAATTTCTGTGTTAACCATGCTGAGAAATATGaatacaataaatatatatggCCCAGAAGGATTATATAgatttttaaaaaataattttatttgtacCTATTCTAAGAGAATAGCTAAATTCTGTGTTTACGAATTGAAAGATGGAAACATAACAAATGCTTCCAATCAAAAAAgtgtaaataataataacagttcttataattttaataatagtaaaaataaacGGAATTTAgagtatatatataaaaatgaacagaattattatcctatattaaaaaatgacTTTATCGAAATAAATGCTTTCCCTATTAAACACACAATACCAACTGTAggatatataataaaagaaataaatgtagaaaataaatttaatgctaattatattgattcacttataaaaaaaaattatgatgaattaaaaaaatgtgaaAATTTAGATTATGTACcttataaaatatatgaaaatatcataaggaaaatgaattataatgatgtaataatatttccTGACCAAACAAAACTTACTTTTTATAAAGCATATAAAGAAATCTataaagaaagaaaaatagTAGTATGTCAAGATACATACGATGCATCGAATTTAGAAGAACATGCAAAGGATGCTGATGTTTTAATACACGAATCTACTAATAGTCTTGTCGATTTAACACATGATTTACAAGCTGGCAATGGATTATATGAAGATATACCTACCATGGTTATGTTGTCAAAAAATAGGAATCACAATGTGCaacatttaaataaaaaaagtgaCATAAAAGATACAGGTGGTGACATAAAAGATACAGGTGGTGACATAAAAGATACAGGTGGTGACATAAAAGATACATGTGGTGATATAAAAGATACATGTGGTGATACAAAATATACACATGATGATACTAATGTAAATACACATGATGATACTAATGTAAATACACATGATGATACTCATGTAAATACACATGATGATACTCAAGTAAATACGTGTGACGACAGGAATCATTGCGATATTGAAAAAGTAGATGAAAACACAACATATAAAAGCCACAAATCAAATATCctttttacaaaaaatacaaataatgaTGAGCTCATGAAAAGctataacaaaataatttctGAACGAGGACATTCCACAGCTAATATGGCTGGAGATTTTGCCAGAAAAATTAATGCGAGGAAATTAATTTTAACTCATTTTTCACAAAGATATATTGGAGAcaacaaattaaaaaatgtcCTTGTCATGAAAAAGATAGAAAAAGAAGCAATgctttcttttttatcaGGTGATCCAAAAGAAGAGATAAATGATAagaatgataatataaatagaGATGATTACACAAATAATAGTAACAGTATAAATAACAATCATCAAAAtgttgataataatgatcTACATAATGGAAATGAAAAACATGGAATTACAattaataaacatattaatataaataaaagtaataatcaaatatttaaaaacaaGAAAGATAAATTTTCTTATGATAAAGAAGTAATTGCTGCATATGATGGATTAATAGTACATATCCCACCACAACGAAAACAATGA
- a CDS encoding hypothetical protein (conserved Plasmodium protein, unknown function) → MWGLIKSASKNINNEDTNNDETIDYDEEGEDERKNETNNMNGNNNVDENKCEDSLKNEIDNIVDKKKNDKDEMQNIECNILNPDEIKEKIEEVLNNLSSDEEEEGEVVEDEIPYERVKEKNKENKEIILLNIYLELSNDHLEMLLKIFGTVEKIYIDDNEGVHAIYTSLSSAKKAKEFLDNLKIKNRRMQVIYGNYKKTYNINDIENKRNTNIYNMNNEYIEDNINNDDINIINNKQELYSKHYNDNSNIIYDHLGNPIKKSVVLYKNKKYYMNNMTNNNNNNNKSPLYKNNHIKGKNVLLKNNMFDSSLPVHLNNDYMITSDGYNNIADINIANNNGQQDISDHFHHSNHFSHVPPPPPPTNIYNNNNNNNNNMDEYNENYSDNENNINNINNINNINNNNNNNNNNNKYNVSFNNSRANTNNSPYRGKNNIMQNEKNNYNKLVSNKYINVSTDNIANNLISSKYNNNIGTFGGSSSSNYNFSYQKNNLYSQNYINNDNYSKGLYSKHIPPPPINDHNNFTGLSISNVNIKNKKENMNYINTHNENDNKDNSLYNINEFIQINDNNPFNIHSEHIMNDNFLWINRKEETVLKWSTTLSIEENHLDFLQSFNIFKLYNRYLLITNIPINLRDTHKLKDYINNLLSTHKIYNACVDVVFFDTVKNDHQTLFNHDAFNKHTQHLHHLQEQKEDHMSSEVNIKEEGSTNEENKTNDNKTNDNKTNENKTNENKTNENKTNENNQKPDELKEKEITQKSGRRKSQQEKVKAAPQKIRKKRGRAKTKKEEQEGEEEDEEEKEGEIEGQKEEEIEGQKEEEKEEEKKEEKEEDKEGEKEGEKKEEKEEDKEGEKEGEQNDDSGINEINHPNDDENKNVYAHLTFRTIKNLTEAKKILEENNFLVTFTSPHKPNNCLWVGNILKNYFFHTANILKTMFSFFGEIKNIKYVNDKNCFFLQYKTIESAINARNHMFGIQISKNTILNIDFSILNEWDNKQKINLSKKRFLDNNEIQDKLEKKYHRRNNSYADSKTMSLLKRNHYKKGYTTNSNSYYNNKYDDHNSKKKIHKDSNYLIDKKNNRNRKSKSYKSSHHDKNDSQRILKRKADDYEHYRDSKKNKRDYLNEHKHDYNHDNMFNDHNNSIHSDIQHDNSVDEKKEKIIAFYVNQKYKCDFIANFYEGDPKLKIYSKLNVETKSDIKNLKQIKSTCTNYAIWQLGPTSSQTKKFTHICEHFCKKKNIPVIINKEYTIFIVPIKEEYLKDLQIENMEYMYAYVLETKKS, encoded by the exons ATGTGGGGATTGATAAAAAGCGcttcaaaaaatataaacaatgAAGATACAAATAACGATGAAACTATAGATTATGATGAGGAAGGAGAAgatgaaagaaaaaatgaaacgaataatatgaatggtaataataatgtagatgaaaataaatgtGAAGATTCTTTAAAGAATGAAATAGATAATATTGtggataaaaaaaaaaatgataaagatGAGATGCAAAATATAgaatgtaatatattaaaccCAGATgaaattaaagaaaaaattgaagaagttttaaataatttatcttcagatgaagaagaagaagGAGAAGTTGTTGAAGATGAAATACCTTATGAACGTGTTaaagaaaagaataaagaaaataaagaaataattttattaaatatatatttagaaTTATCAAATGATCATTTAGAAatgttattaaaaatatttggaactgttgaaaaaatatatatagatgATAATGAAGGTGTTCATGCTATATATACATCTTTGTCTAGTGCAAAAAAAGCAAAAGAATTTTtagataatttaaaaataaaaaatagaaGAATGCAAGTTATATATGgtaattataaaaagacttataatattaatgatatagaaaataaaaggaatacaaatatatataatatgaataatgaatatatagaagataatataaataatgatgatataaatatcataaataataaacaagaattatatagtaaacattataatgataattcaaatattatatatgatcATTTAGGTAATCCAATAAAGAAAAGTGTTGtcttatataaaaataaaaaatattatatgaataatatgacaaataataataataataataataaatcacctttatataaaaataatcatataaaaggaaaaaatgttctactaaaaaataatatgtttgATTCTTCTTTACCTGTgcatttaaataatgattatatgATAACATCAGATGGATACAATAATATAGctgatataaatatagcAAATAATAATGGTCAGCAAGATATATCTGatcattttcatcataGTAATCATTTTTCACATGTACCTCCTCCCCCTCCTCcaacaaatatatacaacaataataataataataataataatatggatgAATATAATGAGAACTATAGTGACAAcgaaaataatattaataatattaataatattaataatattaataataataataataataataataataataataagtataatgtttcttttaataatagTCGTGcaaatacaaataattcTCCTTATAGAGggaaaaataatatcatgCAAAACGAAAAAAATAACTACAACAAATTAGTaagtaataaatatataaatgtatcAACTGATAATATAGCAAATAATCTTATATcatcaaaatataataataatattggAACTTTTGGTGgtagtagtagtagtaattataatttttcttatcaaaaaaataatttatattcacagaattatattaataatgataattatagTAAAGGATTATATTCAAAACATATCCCACCCCCACCAATTAatgatcataataatttcaCAGGCTTATCTATATCCAATGTGAATAtcaaaaacaaaaaagaaaatatgaattatataaatacacataatgaaaatgataacAAAGATAATTCactttataatataaatgaatttattcaaataaatgataataatcCTTTCAATATTCATAGTGAACATATAATGAATGATAATTTCTTATGGATTAATAGAAAAGAAGAAACAGTATTAAAATGGTCAACAACTTTATCTATAGAAGAAAATCATTTAGATTTTTTACaatcatttaatatatttaaattgtATAATAGATATTTGTTAATAACTAATATTCCTATAAATTTAAGAGATACTCATAAATTAAAggattatataaataatctTTTATCAActcataaaatatataatgcATGTGTCGATGTTGTCTTTTTTGATACTGTCAAGAATGATCATCAAACGTTATTCAACCATGACGCATTTAATAAGCATACTCAACATCTACATCATTTACAAGAACAAAAAGAAGATCATATGAGTAGTGAggtaaatataaaagaagaGGGAAGCACAAATGAGGAGAATAAAACgaatgataataaaacgaatgataataaaacGAATGAGAATAAAACAAATGAGAATAAAACAAATGAGAATAAAACAAATGAGAATAATCAAAAACCAGACgaattaaaagaaaaggaaataaCACAAAAAAGTGGAAGAAGAAAAAGTCAACAAGAAAAGGTGAAGGCAGCTCCtcaaaaaataagaaaaaagaGAGGACGTGCTAAAACAAAAAAGGAAGAACAAGAAGGAGAAGAGgaagatgaagaagaaaaggAAGGAGAAATTGAAGGACAAAAGGAAGAAGAAATTGAAGGACAAAAGGAAGAAGAAAAGgaagaagaaaagaaagaaGAAAAGGAAGAAGATAAAGAAGGAGAAAAAGAAGGAGAAAAGAAAGAAGAAAAGGAAGAAGATAAAGAAGGAGAAAAAGAAGGAGAACAGAATGATGATAGTGgtataaatgaaataaatcATCCTAATGATGATGAGAATAAAAATGTGTATGCCCATTTAACCTTCCGAACTATAAAAAACTTAACAGAGgcaaaaaaaattttagAAGAAAACAATTTTTTAGTTACATTTACATCACCACATAAACCTAACAACTGTTTATGGGTAggaaatattttaaaaaattattttttccatacagcaaatatattaaaaacaaTGTTTAGTTTTTTTGGAGaaatcaaaaatattaaatatgtaaatgATAAGAATTGTTTTTTTCTACAATATAAAACTATAGAATCTGCAATAAATGCTAGAAATCATATGTTTGGCATACAAATATCTAAAAATACaattttaaatattgatttttcaatattaaatgaatgggataataaacaaaaaataaatttgtCAAAGAAAAGATTCttagataataatgaaatacaagataaattagaaaaaaaatatcatagAAGAAATAATTCTTATGCTGATTCAAAAACTATGtcattattaaaaagaaatcattacaaaaaaggatatacaacaaatagtaatagttattataataataaatatgatgatcataactcaaaaaaaaaaattcataaaGATTCAAATTATCTaattgataaaaaaaataatcgTAATAGAAAAAgtaaatcatataaaagTTCTCATcatgataaaaatgatagTCAAAGAATTCTAAAAAGAAAAGCAGATGATTATGAACATTATAGAGatagtaaaaaaaataaaagagattatttaaatgaacATAAACATGATTATAATCATGATAATATGTTTAATGATCACAATAATAGTATCCATTCTGATATACAACATGATAATAGTGtagatgaaaaaaaagaaaaaataattgCCTTTTATGtaaatcaaaaatataagtgTGATTTTATAGCAAACTTTTATGAGGGAGATCCAAAACttaaaat ATATTCCAAATTAAATGTGGAAACAAAGAGTGACATTAAAAATTtgaaacaaataaaaagtaCATGTACCAATTATGCCATATGGCAATTAGGGCcaa CATCGAGCCAGACTAAGAAATTTACTCATATCTGTGAACATTTTTGTAAGAAGAAAAACATACCagttataataaataagGAATATACAATTTTCATTGTTCCAATAAAAGAggaatatttaaaagacTTACAA atCGAAAATATGGAATATATGTATGCTTACGTTCTGGAGACAAAAAAAtcttaa